The Osmia bicornis bicornis chromosome 9, iOsmBic2.1, whole genome shotgun sequence genome has a segment encoding these proteins:
- the LOC114879036 gene encoding proline-rich protein 4-like has translation MNILVSTILLGLLATALCEKETTKDVQTEDSTAEKKQEKRGLSHYEGGGGGGGGGGGGDYGGGHEIALSGGEGGYGGGSEGGYGGGSEGGYGGGYEEGYGGGYGGGYGGGYGYQEGGKVKEITIVKSVKIPYPVEKKVHYPVEKEIPYPVKVPVPEPYPVEKKIPVPVKVLVKVPVHIPQPYPVEKKIPYPVHVPVERPVPHKVYVPQPYPVEKKIPYPVKVPVPQPYPIEKPVPYPLKIVEHVPQPFPVEKPIPYPVNVPVERPYPVHVPKPYPVPVEKHVPVPVEKVVPYPVKVHVERPVGVPVEKPVPVEVKVPVPAPYPVEKHVPYPVEKAVPYPVKVPVERPVAVPVTKHVPVPVAKPVPYPVKVPVPVSVHSGHGGGGYGGGGYGGGGYGGGGYGGGGYGGEGEYGGYESSYGGH, from the exons ATGAACATTTTG GTATCCACGATATTGCTGGGCCTGCTGGCCACAGCTCTCTGCGAAAAAGAGACGACCAAAGACGTCCAGACCGAAGACTCGACCGCGGagaagaaacaagaaaaaagaGGATTGAGTCACTACGAAGGAGGtggaggaggtggaggaggtggaggaggtGGTGATTACGGCGGAGGGCATGAGATTGCTCTGTCCGGAGGAGAGGGTGGTTACGGTGGCGGTTCCGAGGGTGGTTATGGTGGCGGTTCCGAGGGTGGTTACGGAGGCGGCTACGAAGAAGGTTACGGTGGTGGTTACGGCGGTGGTTACGGCGGTGGTTACGGCTACCAGGAGGGTGGAAAAGTCAAAGAAATCACGATCGTGAAGAGCGTGAAGATACCCTATCCGGTCGAAAAGAAGGTTCATTACCCAGTGGAGAAGGAAATACCGTACCCAGTCAAAGTCCCCGTACCTGAACCATACCCGGTTGAGAAGAAGATACCTGTACCCGTGAAGGTTCTGGTCAAAGTACCTGTACATATTCCTCAACCTTATCCAGTGGAGAAGAAAATACCGTATCCAGTTCACGTGCCGGTAGAGAGACCGGTACCTCACAAAGTCTACGTGCCACAACCGTACCCAGTGGAGAAGAAGATTCCATACCCAGTCAAAGTACCTGTACCACAACCGTACCCGATCGAGAAGCCGGTACCGTACCCCTTGAAGATCGTGGAGCACGTACCGCAACCGTTCCCCGTCGAGAAACCGATACCGTACCCGGTCAACGTACCCGTCGAAAGACCGTACCCGGTCCACGTACCCAAACCGTACCCAGTGCCCGTCGAGAAGCATGTACCAGTACCAGTTGAAAAGGTGGTGCCCTATCCAGTCAAGGTACACGTGGAGAGACCAGTAGGAGTGCCGGTAGAGAAGCCAGTACCTGTCGAAGTTAAGGTACCCGTACCAGCACCTTACCCGGTAGAGAAGCACGTACCATACCCAGTGGAAAAGGCGGTACCATACCCTGTCAAAGTACCCGTCGAACGACCGGTAGCTGTTCCAGTCACGAAACACGTGCCTGTACCTGTGGCCAAACCTGTGCCCTATCCAGTTAAGGTACCGGTTCCTGTGTCGGTGCACAGTGGTCATGGCGGAGGAGGCTACGGCGGAGGAGGCTACGGTGGAGGAGGCTACGGTGGAGGAGGCTACGGCGGAGGAGGCTACGGCGGTGAGGGCGAATACGGGGGCTACGAATCCAGCTACGGGGGTCATTAA
- the LOC114879021 gene encoding titin-like yields MNEQNSRVCPVLCLSYRKWLFTWIIVTNKVVQVYKSSAGWTGESRPPCINNTRAPLTWIQCILIYRRDWKRLIMGRLEQSIVALACLSMVLTCSATRREDLERAAELAVEKAAERAAERAVEKALESGNTTTETKTIRESHSTVRKAPYREDFSYNDKFDKFSRSSSIEDESDQEDDTEDWSKYPYRSLRSRRFRGWLSRIDDEWRRFPRSESYQEISPWQKARVITIVKKVPVPVTVEKKVPYPVYQHVPYEVKVPVPQPYTVEKKVPYPVKVFVNVPVEVPEPYTVEKKVPYEVKVERPVPYTVEVPVPQPYTVEKKIPVEVKVPVPQPYAVDKAVPYEVKVPVKVPQPYEVESKVPVPVKVIVNRPYSVPVPKPYPVEVAKPYPVPVDKPYNVPIKVPVDAPYPVPVERPVPVPIKVPEPKPYTVEKPVEVEVKKPYHVPIKVAVDRPYEVYVTKPVPVPVEKPFPYWVQVPVPVNLDWKGGHGFKDREDSSWNQKSERGYRRKEPDRSRRPSRYLQ; encoded by the exons ATGAATG AACAAAATAGCAGGGTTTGTCCGGTTTTATGCTTGTCCTATAGAAAGTGGCTGTTCACTT GGATAATTGTTACGAACAAGGTAGTGCAAGTCTATAAAAGTTCAGCTGGTTGGACCGGCGAAAGTCGTCCACCGTGTATAAATAATACCAGAGCACCATTGACTTGGATTCAGTGCATCTTAATCTATCGTCGCGACTGGAAACGTCTCATCATGGGACGTCTG GAACAAAGCATAGTGGCGTTAGCCTGCCTTTCGATGGTCCTAACGTGTTCAGCCACTCGTCGAGAGGACCTCGAGAGGGCTGCCGAGCTCGCGGTGGAAAAGGCAGCCGAGAGGGCTGCAGAAAGAGCAGTTGAGAAGGCACTGGAAAGCGGAAACACCACCACGGAAACGAAAACCATTCGGGAATCACACTCTACAGTGAGGAAGGCTCCCTATCGCGAGGACTTTTCGTACAACGACAAGTTCGACAAATTCAGTCGCTCATCTTCGATAGAGGACGAAAGTGATCAAGAAGACGACACGGAGGATTGGAGCAAATATCCTTATAGAAGCCTCAGATCAAGACGGTTCAGAGGATGGTTAAGTAGAATCGACGACGAATGGAGAAGATTTCCAAGAAGCGAATCCTACCAGGAGATTTCACCATGGCAGAAGGCAAGAGTGATAACCATAGTGAAGAAGGTACCGGTACCAGTGACCGTCGAGAAGAAGGTACCGTACCCAGTGTACCAACACGTACCGTACGAGGTGAAGGTACCTGTACCTCAGCCGTACACTGTCGAGAAGAAAGTACCGTACCCCGTTAAAGTGTTCGTGAACGTACCGGTCGAAGTACCGGAACCGTACACCGTTGAGAAGAAGGTACCGTACGAAGTGAAGGTGGAGCGACCTGTACCTTACACAGTCGAAGTACCTGTACCTCAACCGTACACCGTGGAGAAAAAGATACCGGTAGAGGTGAAGGTACCTGTACCACAACCGTACGCTGTCGATAAAGCAGTGCCTTACGAGGTGAAAGTGCCGGTTAAAGTTCCTCAGCCCTACGAGGTGGAGAGCAAGGTACCAGTACCTGTCAAAGTAATAGTAAACCGACCGTACTCGGTTCCTGTACCTAAACCATATCCCGTAGAGGTGGCGAAACCGTATCCAGTGCCTGTCGATAAACCGTATAATGTACCGATTAAGGTACCCGTCGACGCACCGTATCCAGTACCGGTAGAAAGGCCGGTACCGGTGCCGATAAAGGTACCTGAACCTAAACCGTACACTGTTGAGAAGCCTGTCGAGGTGGAGGTGAAGAAACCTTACCATGTACCGATCAAAGTAGCAGTAGACAGACCTTACGAGGTATACGTGACTAAGCCGGTGCCTGTACCGGTAGAGAAACCATTTCCTTATTGGGTACAGGTACCGGTACCTGTGAACCTTGACTGGAAAGGAGGTCACGGGTTCAAGGACAGGGAAGACTCGAGCTGGAATCAGAAATCTGAAAGGGGTTACAGACGAAAGGAGCCAGATAGATCGCGTAGACCGTCGAGGTACCTACAATAG
- the LOC114879035 gene encoding proline-rich protein 4-like, whose translation MRILVYTTAIALLVSAVWADEAQKNEKVVESLEDKTTKKQEKRGLLGLGYGYSYDGGYDIGAGGGHGGLELNGGYGHLGYSGGYGGHILDAGHHEHVKTVTVVKNVAVPYPVEKHVPYPVEKPVPYPVKVPVPQPYPVDKPYPVKVLVKVPVHVPQPYPVEKKVPYPVHVPVDRPYPVKVLVPQPYPVEKHVPYPVKVPVPQPYPVEKPYPVPVKVPVHVPAPYPVERLVHVKVPVDRPIHVPVPKPYPVHIERHIPYPVEKPVPVAVRVPVDRPYPVPVEKPYPVAVKVPVPQPYPVEKPVPYPVERPVPVEVKVPVDRPYPVHVERPVPYPVEKPVPVAVKVPVAVPVHHHDSGYSHGYSNGYSNDWSGNHGYSYH comes from the exons ATGAGAATTCTG GTCTACACAACAGCGATCGCCCTGCTGGTCTCGGCCGTATGGGCCGACGAAGCCCAGAAGAACGAGAAAGTAGTGGAATCGCTGGAGGATAAGACAACGAAGAAACAAGAAAAGCGCGGCCTGTTGGGTCTCGGTTATGGCTACAGCTACGACGGTGGATACGACATCGGCGCAGGAGGTGGACACGGTGGTTTGGAACTGAACGGTGGATACGGACACCTGGGATACTCCGGTGGCTACGGTGGACACATATTGGACGCTGGACACCACGAACACGTGAAGACCGTGACCGTCGTGAAGAACGTAGCTGTTCCGTACCCCGTTGAGAAGCACGTGCCTTACCCCGTCGAGAAGCCGGTACCGTATCCAGTGAAGGTTCCAGTACCACAACCGTACCCCGTCGACAAGCCCTACCCAGTCAAGGTCCTCGTGAAAGTTCCCGTCCACGTACCACAACCTTACCCAGTGGAGAAGAAGGTACCCTACCCGGTCCACGTGCCCGTCGATCGTCCATATCCCGTCAAAGTTCTGGTACCTCAGCCTTACCCAGTCGAGAAGCACGTACCGTATCCGGTAAAGGTTCCGGTACCACAACCGTACCCCGTTGAGAAGCCGTACCCAGTGCCAGTCAAAGTTCCGGTCCATGTACCAGCACCCTATCCAGTGGAGAGATTGGTCCATGTGAAGGTACCCGTCGACCGTCCGATCCATGTGCCGGTGCCTAAACCCTACCCCGTGCACATCGAGAGGCATATACCGTACCCAGTCGAGAAGCCAGTGCCTGTAGCCGTCAGAGTACCAGTCGACAGACCGTACCCTGTACCGGTCGAGAAACCGTACCCCGTCGCCGTGAAGGTACCAGTTCCGCAACCGTACCCAGTTGAGAAGCCGGTGCCCTACCCCGTGGAGAGACCGGTGCCGGTCGAAGTTAAGGTTCCGGTAGACAGACCGTACCCCGTCCACGTGGAGAGACCAGTACCCTACCCGGTCGAGAAACCCGTACCGGTCGCCGTCAAAGTTCCGGTAGCTGTTCCAGTTCATCATCACGATAGCGGCTACAGCCACGGCTACAGCAACGGCTACAGCAACGATTGGTCAGGCAACCATGGTTATTCGTATCATTAA